The following coding sequences are from one Cetobacterium somerae ATCC BAA-474 window:
- the hprK gene encoding HPr(Ser) kinase/phosphatase — MERIRVRKFPKVKDLANVLGLIPLIDVNMEKEIKTQSVYRVGYELSGFFSEGEELQSNINVLGRKEIGYLERMERTKRKEILEKYLSYPFPTLIVTVENNIVDEIVEIAKKYRKPVLKSNNKTIEFIRNAKFYLQKVLAEEIIIDNCILLDIYGVGILLKGYEDARLGATVELLERGHKFITDTRLKVQNIANRFILGSNTADKESGDSHFYLFGKDGNDIDVTTHFGIKSTRKRKKITLLVELEKWDEKKFYDRLGLDEVYEEYLGFKIPKVTLPVRKGRNLAIIIETAAINYRLKKTGVNSAEYFWKESKKLIEENRENKKRGLVVNDKTSMPVRYIKSRFNLNVLNGEEFLDNRYITTTGVYRPSLALTGYFDMYEEEGYKGLQLFTETEFKYLDSISPKDKEKNLEKYLDEDFPAIIISGVKNIPDYFLNKIIEKKIILLETKLDRPSHVVATFSAYLENYFAPSTSVHGVFVELYGFGVLLTGKSGIGKSETALELIHRGHRLIADDSVRFEKGVIGDITGRASKLPYFMEIRGLGIIDVKALYGVGAVRISKRLDMIIELQELKSEDYLTAMDYQESTEVLLGNEIPKIKLYISSGRNAAAMVEIAVMNLMAKRMGYNSEEVYLKELKNKNYND, encoded by the coding sequence ATGGAAAGAATTAGGGTAAGAAAATTTCCAAAAGTTAAAGATTTAGCTAATGTTTTAGGGTTGATTCCATTAATAGATGTAAATATGGAAAAAGAGATAAAAACTCAAAGTGTTTATAGAGTAGGATACGAATTAAGTGGTTTCTTTTCGGAGGGAGAAGAGTTACAAAGTAATATAAATGTTTTAGGTAGAAAAGAGATTGGATATTTAGAGCGAATGGAAAGAACTAAAAGAAAAGAGATTCTTGAAAAATATTTAAGTTATCCTTTTCCAACATTAATTGTAACTGTGGAAAATAATATAGTAGATGAAATTGTAGAGATAGCTAAAAAATATAGAAAACCTGTATTAAAATCAAATAATAAAACTATTGAATTTATTAGAAATGCTAAATTTTATTTGCAAAAAGTATTAGCTGAAGAGATAATAATCGATAACTGTATATTGCTTGATATATATGGAGTTGGAATATTATTAAAAGGTTATGAAGATGCAAGGCTTGGTGCAACAGTGGAGCTTTTAGAAAGGGGCCATAAATTTATAACAGATACTAGATTAAAAGTTCAAAATATAGCTAATAGATTTATATTAGGATCTAATACAGCAGATAAAGAAAGTGGTGATAGTCATTTTTATCTTTTTGGAAAAGATGGGAATGATATAGATGTTACAACACACTTTGGAATAAAGAGTACAAGAAAAAGAAAAAAAATAACTTTATTAGTCGAACTTGAGAAATGGGATGAAAAAAAATTCTATGATAGATTGGGATTAGATGAAGTATATGAGGAATATCTAGGATTTAAGATACCTAAAGTAACATTACCAGTAAGAAAAGGTAGAAATTTAGCTATTATAATTGAAACGGCAGCTATAAACTACAGACTAAAGAAAACAGGAGTAAATTCAGCAGAGTATTTTTGGAAAGAGTCTAAAAAATTAATTGAAGAAAACAGAGAAAATAAAAAGAGAGGTTTAGTTGTGAATGATAAAACAAGTATGCCAGTTAGATATATAAAATCTAGATTTAATTTAAATGTTTTAAATGGAGAAGAGTTTTTAGATAATAGATATATTACAACAACAGGAGTTTATAGACCATCATTAGCCCTTACAGGTTATTTTGATATGTATGAAGAGGAAGGATATAAAGGATTACAGTTGTTCACTGAAACTGAATTTAAATATTTAGATAGTATATCACCGAAAGACAAAGAGAAGAATTTAGAGAAATATTTAGATGAAGATTTTCCAGCAATCATAATCTCTGGAGTTAAAAATATCCCAGATTACTTTTTAAATAAAATTATTGAAAAGAAAATTATATTATTGGAAACAAAATTAGATAGACCGAGTCATGTTGTGGCTACTTTTAGTGCTTATTTAGAAAATTATTTTGCACCATCTACTTCTGTACATGGAGTTTTTGTAGAATTATATGGATTTGGAGTTCTTTTAACAGGAAAAAGTGGAATTGGAAAAAGTGAAACAGCCTTGGAGCTTATTCACAGAGGACATAGATTGATAGCTGATGATTCAGTTCGATTTGAAAAAGGGGTAATAGGTGACATAACAGGACGAGCATCAAAATTACCATATTTCATGGAGATACGTGGATTGGGAATTATTGATGTTAAAGCATTATATGGTGTAGGAGCGGTTAGAATTAGTAAGAGACTTGATATGATAATTGAACTTCAAGAGTTAAAAAGTGAAGATTATTTAACTGCTATGGATTATCAAGAGTCAACAGAAGTTTTATTAGGAAATGAGATTCCTAAAATAAAATTATATATATCTTCTGGTAGAAATGCAGCAGCTATGGTAGAGATTGCTGTAATGAATCTTATGGCCAAGAGAATGGGATATAATTCGGAAGAAGTTTACTTGAAAGAATTAAAAAATAAAAATTATAATGATTAA
- a CDS encoding YitT family protein — MKRNKLKILREYIYIYIGTLIASIAINAFLVPSNLAPGGATGLSILINYVTGIPVGTLIFIINIPLFIIGVKIFGRSYGAKTLAGISFLSLNVELIKKVVPEIDKVIDFTNPSNIFLGTLYGGLLMGIGLGTVIKNGGTTGGSDIISGILNKFFRIPIGQALILIDSTVVLLAAYIFGAEKALYALINLYATGIVINKLINGLGNAKMAYIVTSEVEKVRKIIVEDLGKTGNYYQAEALYSKSRRDVVTTVLRNREIFLLKELITEVDKEAFVVVSDVHEVLGRGYTFDIDSTLKNRKEK, encoded by the coding sequence TTGAAAAGAAATAAACTTAAGATTTTGAGAGAGTATATCTACATCTATATAGGGACATTAATTGCTTCAATAGCCATAAATGCATTTTTAGTACCATCTAATTTAGCACCTGGTGGAGCAACAGGTCTTTCAATCTTAATAAATTATGTAACAGGAATACCTGTTGGAACGTTGATATTTATTATAAATATACCATTATTCATAATAGGAGTTAAAATTTTTGGAAGATCATATGGAGCTAAAACTTTAGCTGGAATTTCATTTTTATCTTTAAATGTTGAATTGATAAAAAAGGTTGTACCTGAAATAGATAAGGTTATAGACTTTACAAATCCTAGTAATATTTTTTTAGGAACTCTATACGGAGGACTTTTAATGGGAATAGGGTTAGGAACTGTTATAAAAAATGGTGGAACAACAGGTGGTAGCGATATAATTTCAGGAATTTTAAATAAATTTTTTAGAATTCCCATAGGTCAAGCATTGATACTGATAGATTCAACAGTAGTTTTATTAGCTGCATATATTTTTGGTGCAGAAAAAGCATTATATGCCCTAATAAATTTATATGCAACAGGGATAGTTATAAATAAGTTAATAAATGGTTTAGGGAATGCTAAAATGGCATATATAGTAACTTCTGAAGTTGAAAAAGTACGAAAAATAATTGTTGAAGACTTAGGAAAAACAGGAAATTATTACCAAGCAGAAGCATTATATTCAAAAAGTAGAAGAGATGTGGTAACAACAGTTCTTAGAAATAGAGAGATTTTTTTATTAAAAGAGCTTATAACAGAGGTTGATAAAGAGGCTTTTGTTGTTGTTTCAGACGTCCATGAGGTACTAGGAAGAGGTTATACTTTCGATATAGATAGTACTTTAAAAAATAGAAAGGAAAAATAA
- a CDS encoding DHH family phosphoesterase: protein MKEIKEKIDQSNNIIIVGHVNPDGDTVGAGLALLLGLEKKYPEKRIDFVLQDDVPKNIAFLKGCDRIKKIEDVINPNYDLAIFVDSATIERVGKVAKLIGDIFKINIDHHISNPKYGDINIVKDISSTSEIMYSILKDLDIEITLEMGEAIYLGLVNDTGNFAHSNVTDKTFLVASELMRIGVNNNKIVNDFFKTKSYERMKVLGKALSEMVFVEEKKLMYFYLSFEALKNLNAIKDDTEGIVEELINYSGSEVSLFLREEESGKIKGSLRSKHNIDVNKIAGIFGGGGHIKAAGFTTELSSEEIIKKVVENL, encoded by the coding sequence ATGAAAGAAATAAAGGAAAAGATAGACCAGAGCAATAATATAATTATTGTAGGGCACGTAAATCCAGATGGAGATACAGTAGGAGCTGGATTAGCTCTTTTATTAGGACTTGAAAAAAAATATCCAGAAAAAAGAATAGATTTTGTTTTACAAGATGATGTTCCAAAAAATATCGCCTTTTTAAAAGGATGTGATAGAATAAAAAAAATAGAGGATGTTATAAATCCAAATTATGATTTAGCTATTTTTGTTGATTCTGCTACAATAGAAAGAGTAGGAAAAGTTGCAAAATTAATAGGGGATATATTTAAGATAAATATAGATCATCATATAAGTAATCCAAAATATGGAGATATTAATATAGTAAAAGATATCTCTTCAACTTCGGAGATTATGTACTCAATTTTAAAAGATTTGGATATAGAAATTACTTTAGAGATGGGTGAAGCAATTTATTTAGGGTTGGTAAATGATACAGGAAATTTTGCTCATAGTAATGTAACAGACAAAACATTTTTAGTAGCTTCTGAATTAATGAGAATAGGTGTAAATAATAATAAAATTGTAAATGATTTTTTTAAAACAAAATCTTATGAAAGAATGAAAGTTTTAGGGAAAGCATTAAGCGAAATGGTATTTGTAGAGGAAAAAAAATTAATGTATTTCTATTTATCTTTTGAAGCATTAAAGAATTTAAATGCTATAAAAGATGATACAGAAGGAATTGTAGAAGAGTTAATTAACTATAGTGGAAGCGAAGTTTCTCTTTTCCTAAGAGAGGAAGAAAGCGGAAAAATAAAAGGTAGTTTAAGAAGCAAGCATAATATAGATGTTAATAAAATAGCAGGAATTTTTGGTGGTGGAGGCCATATAAAGGCAGCAGGCTTCACAACTGAACTTTCATCAGAGGAAATTATAAAAAAAGTAGTAGAAAATTTATAA
- a CDS encoding cell division protein SepF yields the protein MADFDIIFLKPTRFEDCLKCVEHIKSEKIVHINLCDLDSEKSQRVLDFISGAVHIQEGQIINPGDKIYCSIPKNKSYELDYKELSNNITNPRFDEEEEIIPRYHRR from the coding sequence ATGGCAGATTTTGATATAATTTTTTTAAAACCCACTAGATTTGAGGATTGTTTAAAATGTGTAGAGCATATAAAATCTGAAAAGATAGTTCATATAAATTTATGTGATTTAGATTCTGAGAAATCTCAGAGAGTTCTAGATTTTATTAGTGGGGCTGTACATATACAAGAGGGACAAATAATTAATCCTGGAGATAAAATATATTGTTCAATTCCAAAAAATAAATCATATGAGTTAGATTATAAAGAGTTATCAAATAATATAACAAATCCAAGATTTGATGAAGAGGAAGAGATTATTCCAAGATATCATAGAAGATAG
- the clpB gene encoding ATP-dependent chaperone ClpB produces the protein MNPNNFTENSMLALTDAQTIAQTYMQQSIKPEILALALVAHKEGLIVRVLTKMGVNTNSLQNSLEDLCNKLPKIQGATNTSIGLDSKTNEILMEAQKLMQLMGDSYISVEHIFLSLLDNTSFLAKLGIDRILFEKTILEIRGNKKVDSPNPEVKYEVLEKYGRDLVELARQGKIDPIIGRDSEIRRTIQIISRRTKNNPVLIGEPGVGKTAIAEGFAQRILNGDVPDSLKNKKVFSLDMGSLIAGAKFRGEFEERLKAVLKEVEDSNGEIILFIDEIHTIVGAGKSDGAMDAGNLLKPMLARGEIKVIGATTLDEYRKYIEKDPALERRFQVVMVNEPTVEDTISILRGIKEKFEVYHGIRITDGAIVEAAVLSHRYIPDRQLPDKAIDLIDEAAAMIRTEMDSMPEELDQLTRKVMQLEIEKEALKKETDPYSKERLEILEKELSSLTEQKSLLKAQWENEKQDLNKVKDIKAEIEKVKLEILEAERKYDLNRLAELKYGKLATLEKELVQEQERLEEVPINRLVKQEVGVEEISEVISKWTGIPLSKLMESEKEKLLKLEDNLNARVIGQEEAVKAVSETILRARAGLKDPNRPIGSFVFLGPTGVGKTYLAKSLAYFLFDDEENVIRIDMSEYMDKFSVTRLIGAPPGYVGYEEGGQLTEAVRRKPYSVILFDEIEKAHPDTFNILLQVLDDGRLTDGQGKVVDFKNTLIIMTSNIGSHLILEDPSLKEETRFNINQMLLSNFRPEFLNRIDETIIFRGLGLKEIKNIVRQLLKALENKLKDRKINFKITDNAAEFLAKTAYDPQFGARPLRRYIQKYIETEIAKIILKGDVKERETVEVDYKDEELIFNIIH, from the coding sequence ATGAATCCGAATAATTTTACAGAAAACTCGATGCTTGCATTAACTGATGCACAAACTATTGCTCAAACTTATATGCAGCAAAGCATTAAACCCGAAATTTTAGCACTAGCTTTAGTTGCTCATAAAGAGGGATTAATTGTTAGAGTTTTAACAAAAATGGGAGTTAATACAAATTCTTTACAAAATAGTTTAGAAGATCTTTGTAATAAACTTCCAAAAATTCAAGGAGCTACTAATACTTCAATTGGATTAGACTCTAAAACAAATGAAATTTTAATGGAAGCTCAAAAACTTATGCAATTAATGGGAGACTCATATATTAGTGTAGAACATATATTTCTCTCTTTACTTGACAACACTAGTTTTTTAGCAAAATTAGGAATTGACCGTATTCTATTTGAAAAAACTATTTTAGAGATTAGAGGAAATAAAAAAGTTGATTCTCCTAATCCTGAAGTTAAGTATGAAGTTTTAGAAAAGTATGGTCGAGATTTAGTTGAATTAGCTCGTCAAGGTAAAATTGACCCTATTATAGGTCGTGATAGTGAAATTAGAAGAACTATCCAAATTATTTCTAGAAGAACTAAGAACAATCCTGTATTAATTGGTGAACCTGGAGTAGGTAAAACTGCTATTGCTGAAGGTTTCGCACAAAGAATATTAAATGGAGACGTTCCAGATTCTTTAAAAAATAAAAAGGTTTTCTCTTTGGATATGGGTTCACTAATTGCTGGTGCTAAGTTTAGAGGAGAATTTGAAGAGCGTTTAAAAGCTGTTTTAAAAGAAGTAGAAGATTCTAACGGTGAAATTATTCTATTTATAGATGAAATACATACAATCGTTGGAGCTGGAAAATCTGATGGTGCTATGGATGCCGGTAACTTATTAAAACCTATGTTAGCAAGAGGAGAAATAAAAGTTATTGGAGCAACAACATTAGATGAATATAGAAAATATATTGAAAAAGATCCAGCTTTAGAGAGACGTTTTCAAGTAGTTATGGTTAATGAACCAACTGTTGAAGACACAATCTCTATTTTAAGAGGTATCAAGGAGAAATTTGAAGTTTACCATGGTATAAGAATAACTGACGGTGCTATTGTTGAGGCCGCCGTTCTTAGTCACAGATATATTCCTGATAGACAATTACCTGATAAAGCAATTGACCTTATAGATGAAGCTGCAGCTATGATTAGAACTGAGATGGACTCTATGCCAGAAGAGTTAGACCAATTAACAAGAAAAGTTATGCAATTAGAAATTGAAAAAGAAGCTCTAAAAAAAGAAACTGATCCATATTCTAAGGAAAGACTAGAAATTTTAGAAAAAGAACTTTCTAGTTTAACAGAACAGAAATCACTTTTAAAAGCACAATGGGAAAATGAAAAACAAGATTTAAATAAAGTTAAAGATATTAAAGCTGAAATTGAAAAAGTTAAGCTTGAAATTTTAGAAGCTGAAAGAAAATACGATTTAAATAGATTAGCTGAATTGAAATATGGTAAATTAGCTACTCTTGAAAAAGAACTTGTACAAGAGCAAGAACGTCTTGAAGAAGTTCCAATTAATAGACTTGTTAAACAAGAAGTTGGAGTTGAAGAAATTTCAGAGGTTATATCTAAATGGACAGGTATTCCACTTTCTAAACTTATGGAAAGTGAAAAGGAGAAACTTTTAAAATTAGAAGATAACTTAAATGCTAGAGTTATTGGACAAGAAGAAGCTGTTAAAGCCGTATCTGAGACTATTTTAAGAGCTCGTGCTGGTCTTAAAGACCCAAATAGACCAATTGGATCTTTTGTATTCTTAGGACCTACTGGTGTTGGTAAAACTTACTTAGCTAAATCTCTAGCTTACTTCCTATTTGATGACGAAGAAAATGTAATAAGAATAGATATGAGTGAATATATGGATAAGTTCTCGGTTACTAGATTAATTGGTGCCCCTCCAGGATATGTTGGTTATGAAGAGGGTGGACAGTTAACTGAAGCCGTTAGAAGAAAACCATACTCTGTTATTCTTTTTGATGAAATTGAAAAAGCTCATCCTGATACTTTCAATATACTTTTACAGGTTTTAGATGATGGTAGATTAACTGATGGGCAAGGAAAAGTTGTTGACTTTAAAAATACTTTAATTATTATGACATCTAATATTGGAAGTCATTTAATTTTAGAAGACCCTAGTTTAAAAGAGGAAACTAGATTTAATATTAATCAAATGCTTCTTTCTAATTTTAGACCTGAATTTTTAAATAGAATAGATGAAACTATAATATTTAGAGGTCTTGGACTTAAAGAGATTAAAAACATTGTTCGTCAACTTTTAAAAGCTTTAGAAAATAAATTAAAAGATAGAAAAATCAACTTTAAAATTACTGATAATGCTGCTGAATTTTTAGCTAAAACTGCATATGATCCTCAATTTGGTGCTAGACCATTAAGAAGATATATTCAAAAATATATTGAAACTGAAATAGCTAAAATCATCTTAAAAGGAGATGTTAAAGAGAGAGAAACTGTTGAAGTTGATTATAAAGATGAAGAGCTTATCTTTAATATTATTCATTAA
- a CDS encoding cysteine-rich small domain-containing protein, with protein sequence MNYKFNQNKNCEFFPCHKMENTENFNCLFCYCPLYMLGNECGGKYKYTAGGIKDCSDCILPHIKDVGYDHIQKKMMEVIEIVRNEHLKEIGEEDKIISLK encoded by the coding sequence ATGAACTATAAATTTAATCAAAATAAAAATTGTGAATTTTTTCCATGTCATAAAATGGAGAATACTGAGAACTTTAACTGCTTATTTTGTTATTGTCCACTTTATATGCTAGGAAATGAGTGCGGAGGTAAGTATAAATATACAGCTGGTGGAATTAAAGATTGTTCTGACTGCATTCTTCCTCATATAAAAGATGTTGGTTACGATCATATACAAAAGAAAATGATGGAAGTCATTGAAATTGTTAGAAACGAACATCTAAAAGAGATTGGAGAAGAGGACAAAATAATCAGCTTAAAATAA
- a CDS encoding DUF1385 domain-containing protein, which produces MSKEKFSSVGGQAVIEGVMMRNADLLATAVRKPNGDIVYKKTKISKSRNKLSTIPFIRGAITLFDSLVLGVKELTFSANQAEVEEEQLSQKEAVMTTIVSLALGIGLFIVLPSVISSFLFRDNKIHSNLLEAGLRLSFFVLYIFLISFSKDIQRVFQYHGAEHKSIYAYEQHLELTPENAKKFTTLHPRCGTSFLLIVMFIAIIVFTGLDFILPPPTSFVTKLFTKVILRVLFMPLIAGISYELQRYTSNHLDNWLVKLIAAPGMALQRITTKEPDLQQLEVAIVAIKVVLNEPVENAIEVY; this is translated from the coding sequence GCGTAGGTGGACAAGCAGTTATAGAGGGAGTTATGATGAGAAATGCAGATCTTCTTGCTACAGCTGTTAGAAAACCCAATGGTGATATAGTTTATAAAAAAACAAAAATATCGAAAAGTAGAAATAAACTTTCTACTATCCCTTTTATCAGAGGTGCAATAACTCTATTTGACTCTTTAGTATTAGGAGTTAAGGAGCTTACTTTTTCAGCTAATCAAGCTGAAGTGGAAGAAGAGCAATTATCTCAAAAAGAGGCTGTTATGACTACCATTGTTTCTTTAGCTTTGGGAATTGGTCTTTTTATTGTTCTTCCCTCTGTTATAAGTAGTTTTTTATTTAGAGATAATAAAATTCATAGTAATCTTTTAGAAGCTGGTTTAAGACTTTCATTCTTTGTGTTATATATATTTTTAATCTCTTTTTCAAAAGATATTCAAAGAGTTTTTCAATATCATGGTGCTGAACATAAATCAATTTATGCATACGAGCAGCATTTAGAATTAACTCCTGAAAATGCAAAGAAATTTACAACACTACATCCTAGATGTGGTACTAGTTTTTTATTAATTGTTATGTTTATTGCAATTATTGTTTTTACTGGTCTTGATTTTATACTACCTCCTCCAACTAGTTTTGTAACAAAACTTTTTACTAAAGTTATTTTAAGAGTTCTTTTTATGCCTCTAATAGCAGGTATATCTTATGAACTTCAAAGATACACTAGTAATCATTTGGATAACTGGTTAGTTAAATTAATTGCTGCACCTGGAATGGCTCTTCAAAGAATAACAACAAAAGAACCTGATCTTCAGCAATTAGAAGTAGCTATTGTTGCTATTAAGGTAGTTTTAAATGAACCTGTTGAAAATGCTATAGAAGTGTATTAA